From a single Labrenzia sp. PHM005 genomic region:
- a CDS encoding GGDEF domain-containing protein → MSYNQSVMILFILWTAIICLRSNTEKLVTPKIYAFSAGLEATAHFSLMICLSLGASNEFLEAIKGYVVTIALLVILVSMVLCMFTSLSMPIERSLLQFKTKAYLDSLTGLPNRRAIFEHAEALKRRLTGADFLTVIRFDIDDFKLINDTFGHAMGDCVLRMFGSVCRDTQLVNTVAGRLGGDEFAILCQGIGPKQAKHLVVQIKQRFADACLQATNGDAQVSLSAGISYVPVKRGIDEALEVADKATYEAKNRGRGQTVIIALPADKLPEKNDQQNFMQLHSGLA, encoded by the coding sequence GTGAGTTACAATCAATCTGTCATGATCCTGTTCATTCTATGGACTGCGATCATCTGCTTGCGCAGCAATACCGAAAAGCTGGTGACACCGAAAATCTATGCGTTCAGTGCCGGGCTGGAAGCCACCGCTCATTTCAGTTTGATGATTTGTCTGAGCTTAGGAGCCAGCAATGAATTTCTTGAAGCCATCAAAGGCTATGTGGTGACCATCGCTTTGCTTGTCATTTTGGTGTCCATGGTCTTGTGTATGTTCACGTCGCTGTCCATGCCAATCGAAAGATCGCTTCTGCAGTTTAAAACGAAAGCTTACTTGGACAGTCTAACGGGCTTGCCAAATCGCCGTGCCATTTTCGAACATGCAGAGGCACTGAAACGGCGGCTCACAGGCGCGGACTTTTTGACCGTTATCCGCTTTGACATCGATGATTTTAAACTCATCAACGATACGTTTGGTCATGCTATGGGGGACTGCGTATTACGTATGTTCGGATCCGTCTGCCGGGACACGCAGCTGGTCAATACCGTTGCAGGGCGCCTTGGAGGCGATGAATTTGCTATTTTGTGTCAAGGCATAGGACCCAAACAGGCTAAGCACCTGGTTGTGCAGATAAAACAACGTTTTGCCGATGCATGTTTGCAGGCCACCAATGGGGATGCCCAAGTCAGCCTGAGTGCCGGTATCAGCTATGTGCCGGTCAAGCGCGGTATTGATGAAGCCCTCGAAGTTGCGGACAAGGCGACTTACGAAGCGAAAAACAGAGGGCGTGGACAAACGGTTATCATTGCCTTGCCTGCGGACAAGCTCCCGGAAAAAAATGATCAACAAAACTTCATGCAATTACATTCCGGTTTGGCCTAA
- a CDS encoding alpha/beta hydrolase, translating into MADDRQHPMLQYIINNPEAFAQNLAKTLENAGKALAAYLEPREQGKIKHDSTDELTGVVKTLAQVGEYWVSDPQRAIEAQGRLWTGYIDLWNSSLKRMMGEQSEPAVTAPAKDRRFADPDWDNNQYFDFVKQLYLITSQWAEEMVQDAEGLDEHTRHKAEFYVTQISNALSPSNFLLTNPELLRLTLESNGENLVKGMEFLAEDLKSGKGDLKIRQTDLTKFKLGDNLGNTPGKVIAQNDVCQVIQYSPTTDKVLKRPLMIVPPWINKFYILDLNQEKSFIKWAVDQGHTVFVISWVNPDERQAQKSFEHYMKEGILNTLDIIKRATRQEEVNAIGYCVGGTLLGVTLAYMAQVGDERIKTATFFTTQVDFTYAGDLKVFVDEEQISVLEKRMADNGYLDGSKMSSAFNMLRSNDLIWSYVVNNYLKGKEPFPFDLLYWNSDSTRMPAANHSFYLRNCYLDNKLSKGEMEIAGERLDLSKVTIPIFNLATREDHIAPAKSVFLGSGCFGGPVEYVLSGSGHIAGVVNPPAKNKYQYWTGGAPKGALENWLKNSEEHPGSWWPYWDQWIRENDDAEAKPRKPGANRMKILEDAPGSYVMTRV; encoded by the coding sequence ATGGCTGATGACCGCCAGCATCCCATGTTGCAATATATCATCAACAATCCGGAAGCATTTGCTCAAAATCTTGCAAAGACACTGGAAAATGCAGGCAAAGCGCTGGCCGCATATTTGGAACCGCGCGAACAAGGTAAAATCAAACACGATTCAACGGATGAGTTGACCGGTGTTGTTAAGACCCTGGCTCAGGTGGGCGAATACTGGGTGTCTGATCCGCAGCGCGCAATTGAAGCGCAAGGCCGATTGTGGACTGGCTATATAGACCTTTGGAACTCGTCCCTAAAACGGATGATGGGTGAACAGTCCGAACCAGCAGTTACGGCACCGGCAAAAGACAGACGATTCGCCGATCCAGACTGGGACAACAACCAGTACTTCGACTTCGTCAAACAGCTGTATTTGATTACCAGCCAATGGGCTGAAGAAATGGTTCAAGACGCTGAAGGTCTTGACGAGCACACCCGCCACAAGGCCGAATTTTACGTCACTCAGATTTCAAACGCCCTTTCGCCATCGAATTTCCTGCTGACGAACCCGGAGCTGCTGCGCCTGACATTGGAGAGCAATGGCGAAAACCTGGTCAAAGGCATGGAATTTCTGGCCGAGGACCTAAAGTCGGGCAAGGGTGATCTGAAAATCCGGCAGACGGATCTGACCAAATTCAAACTTGGCGACAATCTCGGCAATACACCGGGCAAAGTCATCGCTCAAAACGATGTTTGCCAGGTAATCCAATACTCGCCGACAACGGATAAAGTGCTCAAGCGGCCGCTGATGATCGTGCCGCCGTGGATCAACAAGTTCTACATTCTGGACTTGAATCAGGAGAAGTCCTTTATCAAATGGGCTGTCGATCAAGGCCACACCGTGTTTGTCATTTCCTGGGTCAATCCGGACGAACGGCAGGCGCAAAAAAGCTTCGAGCACTATATGAAAGAGGGCATCCTCAACACGCTCGACATCATCAAACGTGCCACACGGCAGGAAGAGGTCAATGCCATCGGCTACTGCGTTGGCGGCACGCTACTCGGTGTAACATTGGCCTATATGGCGCAAGTCGGAGATGAGCGTATCAAGACCGCGACCTTCTTTACCACGCAAGTCGATTTCACCTATGCGGGTGATTTGAAGGTCTTTGTTGACGAAGAACAGATTTCTGTTTTGGAAAAAAGGATGGCTGACAATGGCTATCTGGACGGCTCGAAAATGTCGTCTGCTTTCAACATGCTCCGGTCCAATGATCTCATCTGGTCCTATGTGGTCAACAATTACCTGAAAGGCAAAGAGCCCTTCCCCTTCGATCTACTATACTGGAACTCCGACTCGACCCGCATGCCGGCGGCAAACCACTCCTTTTATCTGCGCAACTGTTATCTCGATAACAAATTGTCCAAAGGGGAAATGGAAATTGCTGGCGAGAGGCTCGATCTATCCAAGGTGACAATCCCGATCTTCAATCTGGCCACCCGCGAGGATCATATTGCTCCGGCCAAATCGGTCTTCCTGGGCTCAGGCTGTTTTGGCGGACCGGTGGAATATGTGTTGTCCGGATCTGGCCATATTGCCGGTGTGGTCAACCCGCCAGCCAAGAACAAATACCAATATTGGACAGGTGGTGCTCCTAAAGGGGCACTCGAGAATTGGCTGAAGAACTCAGAAGAGCATCCAGGGTCCTGGTGGCCTTACTGGGATCAATGGATTCGCGAGAACGATGATGCGGAAGCCAAGCCGCGCAAGCCAGGGGCCAACAGAATGAAAATTCTAGAAGATGCGCCAGGCAGTTATGTCATGACCCGGGTCTAA
- a CDS encoding LL-diaminopimelate aminotransferase yields the protein MEEFHKIKRLPPYVFEQVNRLKAKARAAGADIIDLGMGNPDLPTPKHIVDKLTEVVQDPRSHRYSASKGIQGLRKAQAAYYERRFGVKLDPDTQVIATLGSKEGFANMAQAISAPGDVILSPNPSYPIHTFGFLMAGASIRNIPAEPNAGFFEALEKAVIHSVPKPIAIILCYPANPTAYCADLDFYKDVVAFARKHNIFILSDLAYSEIYFGETPPPSVLQVPGAMDVTVEFNSLSKTFSMPGWRMGFAVGNERLVGALGRVKSYLDYGAFTPIQVAATAALNGPEDCIRETREIYKKRRDVVVESFGRAGWDIPAPEASMFCWAPIPDKFRSLGSLEFSKLLLERADVAVAPGIGFGEYGDGFVRIGLVENEQRLRQAARNVRRFLETADQKLHNVIPLETSS from the coding sequence ATGGAGGAATTCCACAAAATCAAACGGCTGCCGCCGTATGTTTTTGAACAGGTCAACCGCTTGAAAGCAAAAGCGCGCGCGGCGGGTGCGGATATAATTGACCTTGGTATGGGCAACCCGGATTTGCCGACCCCCAAACACATCGTCGATAAGCTGACAGAAGTGGTGCAGGACCCCCGCAGCCATCGGTATTCCGCTTCGAAGGGTATCCAGGGGCTGCGCAAGGCTCAGGCCGCCTATTATGAGCGCCGGTTCGGAGTGAAGCTTGATCCCGATACCCAGGTAATTGCGACCCTCGGCTCCAAGGAAGGCTTTGCCAATATGGCACAAGCGATTTCTGCGCCCGGTGATGTGATTTTGAGTCCGAACCCAAGTTATCCGATCCACACCTTCGGCTTTCTGATGGCCGGGGCTTCGATCCGCAATATTCCCGCCGAACCAAACGCTGGGTTCTTTGAGGCTCTGGAAAAGGCGGTCATCCACTCCGTACCCAAGCCGATTGCGATAATCCTGTGTTATCCGGCAAACCCGACGGCCTATTGTGCGGACCTTGATTTCTATAAGGATGTTGTTGCTTTTGCGCGCAAACACAACATCTTCATCCTGTCCGATCTCGCCTATTCGGAAATCTATTTCGGCGAAACGCCGCCGCCGTCCGTGCTCCAGGTGCCGGGCGCAATGGATGTGACCGTGGAATTCAATTCGCTTTCCAAGACATTTTCCATGCCAGGGTGGCGCATGGGGTTTGCGGTTGGCAACGAGCGCCTCGTCGGTGCGCTTGGCCGGGTGAAATCCTATCTCGATTATGGCGCGTTTACACCGATCCAGGTAGCGGCAACCGCGGCCTTGAACGGGCCTGAAGACTGCATCCGCGAAACCCGCGAGATCTACAAGAAAAGACGCGATGTGGTGGTGGAGAGTTTCGGCAGGGCCGGATGGGACATACCTGCGCCGGAAGCCAGCATGTTCTGCTGGGCTCCGATCCCGGATAAGTTCAGGTCTCTTGGCAGCCTTGAGTTCTCCAAACTGCTGCTTGAACGCGCTGATGTTGCGGTTGCACCGGGTATTGGTTTTGGCGAATACGGAGACGGTTTCGTCCGCATCGGGCTGGTGGAAAACGAGCAACGCCTGCGGCAGGCTGCAAGAAATGTTCGCCGGTTCCTTGAAACTGCGGACCAAAAGCTGCACAACGTCATCCCGCTCGAGACATCTAGCTGA
- a CDS encoding GGDEF domain-containing protein, producing MTLDTATLFAAISVIQMAGAVILVLFWMILSKRGEIQAGSLLWWIAGLLLGASSIGLIAMRGQISDFWSIGVSNLLLILAVGLKRAGVASILGRTQNLWVFAATGILWILYCSYPPFFESFIARINFIQPCLITLCIWIVWMAFFQNRDRLYSVTLLGVTSALEASGYLWYWTYNNLAGNTDALEMFADPATAIYLVWIMLALVMTIVLPVGMVIEILVLRYKEQAYQDPLTGLPNRRAFWNTCHKWLSKDGGQSKGYGLILFDIDQLKSVNDSFGHAMGDAVLQLFGRVVREAIGKNAFAGRLDGEEFVIFLPGFDAQGSLVVAQRVCRRFGVECEEATGGKLIVSAGAGLAVFGAGMPPERGVETAARALQKAKKLGRGQIIVTDAIKGKGRTLAFGSASKPITKRTAA from the coding sequence ATGACGCTCGATACTGCAACTTTGTTTGCCGCAATTTCCGTGATCCAGATGGCAGGGGCCGTCATACTGGTTCTTTTCTGGATGATCTTGTCCAAGCGGGGGGAAATTCAAGCAGGCAGTTTGCTTTGGTGGATTGCAGGCCTTTTGCTTGGTGCCAGTTCGATTGGATTGATCGCGATGCGCGGTCAAATCAGCGACTTTTGGAGCATTGGTGTTTCCAATTTGCTTTTGATACTGGCGGTTGGATTGAAACGTGCTGGTGTGGCGTCGATCTTGGGGCGAACCCAAAACCTTTGGGTTTTTGCAGCAACAGGTATTCTTTGGATACTGTATTGCAGTTATCCGCCCTTTTTTGAAAGCTTCATTGCGCGGATCAATTTTATCCAGCCCTGTTTAATTACGCTCTGTATTTGGATCGTCTGGATGGCATTCTTCCAGAATCGGGACCGGCTTTATTCGGTGACGTTGTTAGGTGTCACTTCGGCCTTAGAAGCATCCGGATATCTTTGGTATTGGACCTACAACAACCTTGCCGGAAATACGGATGCGCTTGAAATGTTTGCCGATCCGGCAACAGCCATCTATTTGGTCTGGATCATGTTGGCCTTGGTGATGACCATAGTTTTGCCTGTGGGCATGGTCATTGAAATCCTGGTCCTGCGCTATAAGGAACAAGCCTATCAGGACCCGTTGACCGGTTTACCCAACCGGCGGGCATTCTGGAACACATGTCACAAATGGCTTTCGAAAGACGGGGGGCAATCCAAGGGATATGGCCTGATCCTTTTTGACATTGATCAGCTCAAATCGGTCAACGACAGCTTCGGTCATGCCATGGGGGACGCGGTTCTTCAGTTGTTTGGACGCGTCGTGCGCGAAGCGATTGGCAAAAACGCATTTGCCGGACGGTTAGATGGCGAAGAATTTGTCATCTTTCTTCCAGGGTTCGATGCGCAAGGCAGCCTGGTGGTTGCGCAACGGGTCTGCCGGCGGTTTGGTGTTGAATGTGAAGAGGCGACCGGGGGCAAACTTATAGTCTCTGCAGGGGCTGGGCTCGCGGTTTTTGGAGCCGGCATGCCGCCGGAACGTGGTGTGGAAACAGCTGCTCGGGCACTTCAGAAGGCGAAAAAGCTGGGACGCGGCCAAATAATTGTCACAGACGCGATCAAGGGCAAGGGCCGCACCCTGGCATTCGGCAGCGCGTCAAAGCCCATAACCAAGCGAACTGCAGCTTAA